One uncultured Methanobrevibacter sp. DNA segment encodes these proteins:
- a CDS encoding right-handed parallel beta-helix repeat-containing protein has translation MNNKILILAFLSLIILCTIGGVYATDIDNLTLTVDISSEIEGIPVDDASFESGESEIVITDDNYDNYFNKYTGTIKDTLNPSVNTIKMGNVSNKAFIIDRPLNIMPLSSDCEISNGVIHLVQGSSGSNITNLVINNTKGDLYVDGLFVCKLHGIWFSNSSDNLIYNNTIRIPGTEGCYAIPMGYSSRNRILYNDVVSTFTSCILMGMCDYNNISYNRLEVKTLYYAAVANIIYMNPYGHADYSGPADCVGTYISNNFIKNVDENSVMEWTLNLMGKSDNTSIINNTIVNGDIGITMSGNSNNILISGNTIINCTSSIVAGADDVVISDNIITGSSMNDGITIFPDELDYKDNAYVFNNTIVYDNLYKAISIGRGANVYDNTIKLSKYGVGISDGSNNSNITGNRIYVLGDDGILLNGNNSFVSNNIIHTKAKGISSVSKSEKFKVYNNTIVSNKIYSDKYGVCIEGYVYNTTISENYIETNESDAFYINMYMTLDDRNPGQIADNTINGIIKDTEILVIDDSNFYDYFDDEGYLKYNFKTNSQRILFLTFLTNKNLYFTDPITLTSNKQANLLYNITITLTEDASDSTIRDFKFYSFDKESIILDGVENVVVKDNEFTVLAGDVFESKTISVVRGCDFCNITGNSIFVNSKAYVTYAICVSEPQYLMVKRISSNFNILNNNILIKSSGIAEAMYFDALVESSITGNSINIMSDGSAYGVAVCDVFERPYDINLDSNSIIVNSKEMSYLIELYRVDYCKIVNNYLKGTANGVYAIGLYNSSSTIKGNEIIVVGRNLTDEHAGDALGKGNSAIYLTRQSYVDKFENNIIDAQNCEIITNLSSQISKINSNAFVISNNNYDLYFNMNGKLISGIIKNSDKILFKNFTDSKAMDIDVSVLIKPYSHLNDFRAILILSKGSDKSIITGFDFNDANIVLQNVSDVTITSNNFADSKITDNCGLNNTISNNSFEVKGETIIFNGCLNGNFVANELNVNSTDAVIVLISKSNETNILNNSFDAVGSNFKLIASDSSYASNISGNVIYINATDDAYFYFADNVFNDRIYNNNVLINSLDGNPVAIYYDNSSGNEIMFNRIVSSSNDGQDYAVVIDSENNTVTNNYFTSSNGFKRGDDAVKAINNTVHDNVPVIIYVSVNGTDKGNGSFDDPYPTIKKAIENCLSGAIIYILPGMYNESNITVDKNVTLTAINMEGNTYINALNSQLFNIGKGGILSINSLKVFNGFSVEGGSLFNNLGTLLINNSVIYNSSSYYDNSNPTFSYKNKYNKYEMYSYDCSELGIGGAILNLGELIISSSALYDNFAHKGGAIADFGKTTIKNSLICNNTGVHGGAIYTNSNGECIIEDCEFKDNLAIQTLDYCSIKKIIYREYPNLAGLRYRYVSTCEALPGMGGAIFSNTVLNINNSLFDSNTAKYGGAIAYDSNILTTQNYYSTSNLDYSGKGEKIVYSPTSILNIDNSVFTNNEAKNTSCGNLSMLVDDRYGGSLYNIHAEGGAIFGALIQFNLYNNTFTHNLAESNGGAICVQSLNSSIEKCIFTDNRAGEQGGGLDIFGNFEIFNTEIVNNSAKYGGALQYNSYSSYGHVENNADMFNVTVSGNNALEYGGAFTIGIGNFAIKNSNIYDNNAPSGSTFSGTYGVSGSAKIDARGNWWGSINGPDDSVFMQHNIRFRSWSGQKIDWGPVVVNGEDNSGNNPNRGNGNSQQSNPTSTGSGTHTSFTLTGDTSYSQRIDSNEFNFNGNWPTGKNNGDWSGQFGDGDGVSPYESSGNSKTSVNGNTVNPNSLSKSNSSSVNNLASVGMTANAADSSPSAQSSSSEGGSGEGGKAYEITKEVKKEIIDEDLSIINVLFILLWIFLFIGFYRKYRSENN, from the coding sequence ATGAATAACAAAATTTTAATACTTGCTTTTCTAAGTTTAATCATTTTATGCACTATTGGTGGAGTTTATGCCACTGATATTGACAATTTAACTCTGACAGTTGATATTTCGTCTGAAATTGAAGGAATTCCGGTCGATGATGCATCATTTGAAAGTGGTGAATCTGAAATAGTTATCACGGATGATAATTACGATAATTACTTCAATAAGTATACTGGTACAATTAAAGATACATTAAATCCCTCTGTCAATACTATTAAAATGGGTAATGTTTCTAATAAGGCTTTTATTATTGACCGACCTTTAAATATAATGCCTTTATCTTCCGATTGTGAAATCAGCAATGGGGTTATTCATCTGGTTCAGGGAAGCAGCGGATCCAACATTACCAACTTGGTTATTAACAATACAAAAGGAGATTTATATGTTGATGGATTATTCGTTTGCAAGTTGCATGGGATATGGTTTTCAAATTCAAGTGATAATCTTATCTATAATAACACCATTCGAATTCCAGGTACTGAAGGATGCTATGCGATACCGATGGGATATTCAAGCAGAAACAGAATTTTATACAATGATGTAGTTTCAACTTTCACATCATGTATTCTGATGGGAATGTGTGACTACAACAATATTTCCTATAACCGTCTGGAAGTTAAAACTTTATATTATGCTGCCGTGGCTAATATAATTTATATGAATCCTTATGGTCATGCTGATTACAGTGGTCCTGCAGATTGTGTTGGAACTTATATTTCAAACAATTTCATTAAAAATGTGGATGAAAACAGTGTCATGGAATGGACTCTCAATTTGATGGGAAAATCTGATAACACTTCAATCATCAATAATACTATTGTCAACGGAGATATTGGAATAACCATGTCTGGTAATTCAAATAATATTCTAATATCTGGAAATACAATTATAAACTGTACTTCTTCAATTGTGGCGGGTGCAGATGATGTAGTTATTTCAGACAATATTATTACAGGTTCATCAATGAATGACGGTATAACAATTTTTCCTGATGAACTAGACTATAAAGATAATGCATATGTTTTTAACAATACAATTGTTTATGACAATCTTTATAAGGCAATTTCCATTGGTCGTGGAGCTAATGTATATGATAATACAATAAAATTGTCTAAATATGGTGTTGGAATCTCTGACGGTTCAAACAATTCAAACATAACTGGAAATAGGATTTATGTTTTAGGGGATGATGGAATTTTGCTCAATGGAAACAATTCTTTTGTATCAAACAACATTATCCATACAAAAGCCAAAGGTATTTCCAGTGTGTCTAAAAGTGAAAAATTTAAAGTATATAATAATACTATTGTCTCAAACAAGATTTACAGTGATAAATATGGTGTTTGTATCGAAGGTTATGTCTACAACACCACAATATCTGAAAATTATATAGAAACAAATGAAAGTGATGCATTCTACATTAACATGTACATGACTTTGGATGATAGAAATCCTGGTCAGATTGCAGACAATACAATCAATGGTATCATCAAGGATACTGAAATATTGGTGATTGATGACAGTAATTTTTATGATTATTTTGACGATGAGGGCTATTTAAAATATAATTTCAAAACAAATTCACAAAGAATTTTGTTTTTAACATTTCTGACAAACAAGAATCTTTATTTCACAGATCCAATCACATTAACAAGTAACAAACAGGCTAACCTGTTATATAATATCACAATAACATTGACAGAAGATGCATCCGATTCTACTATTAGAGACTTCAAGTTTTACAGTTTTGATAAGGAAAGCATTATCCTTGACGGTGTTGAAAATGTAGTAGTTAAGGATAATGAATTTACAGTATTGGCGGGTGATGTTTTTGAAAGTAAAACAATATCCGTTGTTAGAGGGTGTGACTTTTGTAATATCACTGGTAATTCAATATTTGTAAATTCAAAGGCCTATGTGACTTATGCGATTTGCGTTTCAGAGCCACAATACCTGATGGTAAAAAGGATTTCAAGCAATTTTAATATTTTGAACAATAACATTCTAATCAAATCTTCAGGCATAGCCGAGGCAATGTATTTTGATGCGCTGGTTGAAAGTAGCATTACAGGAAATAGCATTAATATAATGTCTGACGGTTCAGCATATGGTGTAGCGGTCTGTGATGTTTTTGAAAGGCCATATGACATTAACCTAGATTCAAATTCTATCATTGTCAATTCAAAGGAAATGAGCTATTTGATTGAACTTTATAGGGTAGACTATTGTAAAATAGTGAATAATTATTTAAAAGGAACTGCTAATGGTGTTTATGCCATCGGTTTGTATAATTCAAGTTCAACCATTAAAGGTAATGAAATCATTGTTGTTGGAAGAAATTTAACTGATGAACATGCAGGTGATGCACTTGGTAAAGGTAATTCAGCTATTTACCTTACAAGACAATCTTATGTCGATAAGTTTGAAAATAATATTATTGATGCTCAAAATTGTGAAATAATTACTAATTTAAGTTCACAAATTTCAAAAATAAATTCAAATGCCTTTGTTATTTCAAACAATAACTATGACTTATACTTTAACATGAATGGAAAACTGATTTCAGGAATTATCAAAAATAGCGATAAGATTTTATTTAAAAATTTCACAGATTCAAAAGCAATGGATATTGATGTGTCAGTTTTAATAAAACCGTATTCGCACTTAAATGACTTCAGAGCTATTTTAATATTATCTAAGGGGTCTGATAAATCAATAATAACTGGATTTGATTTTAACGATGCAAATATTGTATTGCAGAATGTTTCAGATGTAACAATTACTTCAAATAATTTTGCAGATTCAAAAATAACAGACAACTGTGGCTTGAACAATACAATTTCAAACAATTCCTTTGAAGTTAAAGGGGAAACCATAATCTTTAATGGATGTTTGAATGGTAATTTTGTGGCAAATGAGTTAAATGTCAATTCAACTGATGCTGTAATTGTTCTTATAAGTAAATCAAACGAAACCAATATATTGAATAATTCCTTTGATGCTGTTGGGTCTAATTTCAAGCTCATAGCTTCAGATTCATCTTACGCAAGCAATATTTCCGGTAATGTCATTTACATCAATGCAACTGATGATGCTTACTTTTATTTTGCTGATAATGTCTTTAATGATAGAATTTATAATAACAATGTGTTGATTAATAGTTTAGATGGTAATCCAGTTGCAATTTATTATGATAATTCATCAGGTAATGAAATCATGTTCAATAGGATTGTGTCATCTTCAAATGATGGTCAGGACTATGCCGTTGTAATCGATTCAGAAAACAATACTGTTACTAATAATTATTTTACTTCTTCAAACGGATTTAAAAGAGGGGATGATGCGGTCAAAGCAATAAACAATACAGTTCATGACAATGTTCCTGTTATCATTTATGTTTCAGTAAATGGCACTGACAAGGGCAATGGAAGTTTTGACGATCCTTACCCAACAATCAAAAAAGCAATTGAAAACTGCTTAAGTGGGGCGATAATTTACATACTTCCTGGTATGTATAACGAATCCAATATTACTGTTGATAAGAATGTTACATTAACTGCCATTAATATGGAAGGAAACACCTATATAAATGCTTTAAACAGCCAGCTATTCAATATTGGGAAAGGTGGAATTTTGTCCATAAACTCATTGAAAGTGTTCAATGGATTCAGTGTGGAGGGAGGATCACTTTTTAATAATTTAGGAACATTATTGATTAATAATTCTGTAATTTATAATTCATCATCTTATTATGATAATTCAAATCCGACATTTTCATACAAAAACAAGTACAATAAATATGAAATGTACAGTTATGACTGTTCAGAGCTTGGTATTGGTGGTGCAATTCTTAATCTTGGAGAGTTAATAATTAGTTCATCTGCACTTTATGATAATTTTGCCCATAAGGGTGGGGCTATTGCAGATTTTGGAAAAACCACCATTAAAAATTCATTAATATGTAACAACACCGGTGTTCATGGTGGGGCCATTTATACAAATTCCAATGGGGAATGTATCATTGAAGACTGTGAATTTAAAGACAATTTAGCTATTCAAACTCTTGATTACTGTTCTATTAAAAAGATTATTTATCGGGAATATCCTAACCTTGCAGGATTGAGATATCGTTATGTGTCAACCTGCGAGGCTTTACCGGGAATGGGTGGTGCAATATTTTCAAATACTGTTTTAAACATTAATAATTCATTGTTTGATAGTAATACCGCTAAATATGGTGGTGCAATAGCATATGACAGCAACATCTTAACAACTCAAAACTATTATTCTACCTCTAATTTAGATTACTCTGGCAAAGGAGAAAAAATAGTTTATTCTCCAACTTCTATTTTAAACATTGACAATTCAGTTTTTACAAATAATGAAGCTAAAAATACTTCTTGTGGTAACTTGAGCATGCTGGTGGATGACCGTTATGGTGGAAGTCTATATAACATTCATGCGGAGGGGGGAGCCATATTTGGAGCTTTAATTCAATTTAATTTATATAATAACACTTTTACGCATAATCTTGCTGAAAGCAATGGTGGAGCAATATGTGTCCAGTCACTTAACTCTTCAATCGAAAAATGTATATTCACTGATAACCGTGCTGGTGAGCAGGGTGGAGGATTAGATATATTTGGTAACTTTGAAATATTCAACACAGAAATAGTCAATAATTCTGCAAAATATGGGGGAGCTTTACAGTACAATTCATATTCATCATATGGGCATGTGGAAAATAATGCAGACATGTTTAATGTAACTGTCTCTGGAAATAATGCATTGGAATATGGTGGGGCATTCACAATAGGCATTGGGAATTTCGCCATTAAAAATTCAAATATCTATGACAATAATGCTCCAAGTGGGTCTACATTTTCTGGAACATATGGTGTTTCAGGAAGTGCAAAAATTGATGCCCGTGGGAACTGGTGGGGTTCAATAAATGGGCCTGATGATTCAGTATTCATGCAACATAACATTAGATTTAGATCATGGTCAGGTCAAAAAATAGACTGGGGGCCTGTAGTGGTCAATGGTGAAGATAATTCTGGTAACAATCCAAATAGGGGTAATGGAAATTCACAACAGTCAAATCCTACTTCAACAGGTTCAGGTACTCATACTAGCTTTACATTGACTGGTGATACTTCTTATTCACAAAGAATTGATTCGAACGAATTTAACTTCAATGGAAATTGGCCAACTGGAAAAAATAATGGTGATTGGAGTGGTCAATTTGGTGACGGCGATGGTGTAAGTCCGTATGAATCTTCAGGAAACAGTAAAACTTCAGTCAACGGTAATACTGTAAATCCTAACAGCTTAAGCAAATCAAACAGTTCAAGTGTTAATAACTTAGCTTCTGTTGGAATGACTGCCAATGCTGCTGATTCTTCTCCAAGTGCTCAATCTTCATCAAGTGAAGGTGGAAGCGGTGAAGGTGGAAAAGCATATGAAATAACAAAAGAAGTCAAAAAAGAAATAATCGATGAGGATTTATCAATTATTAATGTCTTATTTATTTTATTATGGATTTTCCTGTTTATTGGATTTTATAGAAAATATCGCTCAGAAAATAATTAA
- a CDS encoding right-handed parallel beta-helix repeat-containing protein — MKNYRILFISFVLLVFMIGAVSAGDVNSSDDAVATSDESTVGIEFPGIVIPDFPIGPDEDPVDVEVTTKEIYVSDTGNDSNVGSKESPYATIKKAYSDVNASNDATIHIGEGTFFLEGTIIHYYEDYGDFVDEWDDEYKGLYIDLNHNSFGGNLKFIGAGPDKTFLDGQSAYNFATIASKANVTVKDLTFINCKNNDLGGTISNQGILTVENCVFKDSITTGSQGGAISAANDMFVIGDDNLKSYLTVKNSSFISCLVMGSDGGFMSANGGGAIYVNNIEKLYLENNTFINTGFASPDGLGPAVYMSQTKSSIINNKFINLTGTSDASLYLNPGYGTECSVIGNEFINCSNPSEEYSIVNLLYGNFVFENNTFINSTNSVGNIYLRGSLSIMNFSMIRDVINVSNPEVNKGVKIPITNITDDEGNIVKADSFSVKLSGNNTYVYSPTISGNLTFIIFNNIPENGIYNLTIAWNNGETDVLTTVNITLSNEPIDLYVSPKGSDANNGSYEYPFETIQNAIDVGFDKSFTVTVHLLDGTYSGVGNVALTIANKGTLQLVGENYGKAIIDATNNNWFVSIRTTDATLENLTFINGKSTSTNLIGGGELNNCIISNNTVNSNSRYVVYQSKLTNVDYNNNIGRIYLSNSMSNSNITNNEFVDLNNGGIIVISASNLVIENCTFLNNTATKGGVLYANNGFTSRNNNFVNNKASQVYFSQNYPTANYGVIFTSNSGTYTFENNTFVNNYAYESGVIGWQYQNNNIQTNPTYVFADCKFINNSAVEAGVTKIKAGSFTNCEFINNSADYGGAISLMPFVKNSKTLELINVTFNNNVANRNGNDIYLAPQGGYGSDYSNYIYAIDLTINFNNLNTSYLVDNLIANITTDTGISIGGNNVYFLLNETNIGVSEINNGVAILNYAGFEDGQYELSGYMNFQPVNAIVNNATVNVKLEGILDNVTYWVSNEGSDESGNGSEKNPFKSINYALTEGSKNCRNIFINIVEGVYAGDLNTNLELSSMNNVTIVGAGIEKTIIDGNNEKIFARITEGKNKITLVNLTIKNMLPSNVNLIGTATNSITNILNGLSSPISIDENATLYLDGVEITNCRGGQAIIVNNGNLVINNSVFSNNGISSNGLVSGGDVTIDNSVLTSNVAVSGLLYSVNSLFINNSVIKDNFNLQFFLLTGVVSMFNGGAGLYTVIENTIISNDGNNSYLSIIGYNETYDNLCPVFTLAGNIIANNLSMINNYDSPLPEYDVNYIDGVKVSPFGYAYGAYGKNVSVSNSTFVNMDCIWAVNTYGTVNFDIDSCVFYNLSKIAYSFTPGENSLYNITNSVFINSNPVIDRNYRSDRDNPNCTFENNYWGSNEKPVVIFINLNPDKPQSFEPNSWIVLYSEDEQTVIKNLTDGENITDYTGNAPIRTDYADNHGALDYAVVFGDVGYLFTTDDDKNVIFNPEDAMYPFVAADPMDYRTPSTIAITGFAGDLGIVCVLVDPVGNPIANATILSIINGENVANVTTDENGAFTVKGIKNGVLTLLFNGTDDYFDTEYNLTFTDAGKTTKSFIYLNIIEADLAVKGTLVDDEGSPIANAVITYTINGENATNVTTDTDGVFQVQGASNSIVDIVFAGSEGADAANTTLIIKDVAPTVVRLGSQFNVTEGVSIKTYAVDSKAGEVGQTTSFKLTDSNGNPIVNATVKFAYKTVILNRTTDENGIVFIGINTQLAQEALCAMSYLGDENYNATFVAFSFDIQKKPITITAPAKTYKVSVKTKKYTVTLKTEKCNSLDGKVYLSAGKKVTMKINGKTYTAKTNANGQATFNLKITKKGKFSGTVKFAGDKTYSSASKSVKITIK, encoded by the coding sequence ATGAAAAATTATAGGATATTATTTATATCTTTTGTATTGCTTGTTTTCATGATTGGTGCTGTCAGTGCTGGAGATGTTAATTCATCTGATGATGCAGTGGCGACTAGTGATGAATCAACAGTGGGAATTGAATTTCCAGGAATTGTCATTCCGGATTTTCCTATTGGACCTGATGAAGACCCTGTTGATGTAGAAGTAACTACAAAAGAAATCTATGTAAGTGATACTGGAAATGATTCAAATGTTGGATCTAAAGAAAGTCCTTATGCTACAATAAAAAAAGCATATTCTGATGTAAATGCATCTAATGATGCTACAATTCATATTGGTGAAGGAACATTTTTCCTTGAAGGAACAATAATTCACTATTATGAAGATTATGGTGATTTTGTAGATGAATGGGATGATGAATATAAAGGTTTGTACATTGATTTAAATCATAACTCATTTGGAGGAAATTTAAAATTCATTGGTGCAGGTCCTGATAAAACATTTTTAGATGGGCAATCTGCTTATAATTTTGCAACTATTGCTTCTAAAGCAAATGTCACAGTTAAAGATTTAACTTTTATTAATTGTAAAAATAATGATCTTGGAGGAACCATTTCTAATCAAGGTATTTTGACTGTTGAAAATTGTGTATTTAAAGATTCAATAACTACTGGCTCCCAAGGTGGTGCAATTTCAGCAGCTAATGACATGTTTGTCATTGGTGATGATAATCTTAAAAGTTATTTAACAGTGAAGAATTCTAGTTTTATTTCATGTTTAGTAATGGGCTCTGATGGAGGATTCATGTCTGCTAATGGGGGTGGAGCAATTTATGTTAATAATATTGAAAAATTATATTTAGAAAACAATACATTTATTAACACTGGGTTTGCGTCACCTGATGGTTTAGGTCCTGCTGTTTACATGTCCCAAACTAAATCCTCTATTATTAACAATAAATTTATTAATTTAACTGGAACAAGTGATGCTTCTTTATATTTAAATCCAGGTTATGGTACTGAATGTAGTGTCATTGGAAATGAATTTATTAATTGTTCTAATCCATCTGAAGAGTATTCTATTGTTAATTTACTTTATGGAAATTTTGTTTTTGAAAACAATACTTTTATTAATTCAACCAATTCTGTTGGAAATATTTATCTTAGGGGTAGTTTGAGTATTATGAATTTTTCAATGATTAGAGATGTAATTAATGTTTCTAATCCTGAAGTTAACAAAGGTGTTAAGATTCCAATCACTAATATAACTGATGATGAGGGTAATATTGTTAAAGCAGATTCATTTAGCGTAAAATTATCTGGAAATAACACCTATGTATATTCTCCAACTATTTCTGGTAATTTGACTTTCATTATATTTAATAATATTCCAGAAAATGGAATTTATAATTTAACAATTGCATGGAATAATGGTGAAACTGATGTGTTAACAACAGTTAATATAACTCTTTCAAATGAACCTATAGATTTATATGTATCACCAAAAGGTAGTGATGCAAATAATGGTTCTTATGAATATCCATTTGAAACTATTCAAAATGCAATCGATGTTGGTTTTGATAAATCTTTCACTGTAACTGTTCATTTACTTGATGGTACATATTCTGGTGTGGGTAATGTTGCATTGACTATTGCTAATAAAGGAACACTTCAACTTGTTGGTGAAAATTACGGAAAAGCAATTATTGATGCAACCAATAATAATTGGTTTGTTTCAATTAGAACAACTGATGCAACTTTAGAAAATTTAACTTTTATTAATGGTAAATCTACTTCTACAAATTTAATAGGGGGAGGAGAATTAAATAATTGTATTATCTCTAACAACACTGTTAATTCAAATAGTAGATATGTTGTATATCAATCAAAATTGACAAATGTTGATTATAACAATAATATTGGAAGAATATATCTTTCAAATTCAATGTCTAATTCTAATATAACAAATAATGAATTTGTAGATTTAAATAATGGTGGAATAATAGTTATTAGTGCTTCTAACTTAGTAATAGAAAATTGTACTTTTTTAAATAATACTGCTACAAAAGGTGGTGTTCTTTATGCAAATAATGGATTTACAAGTAGAAATAATAATTTTGTAAATAATAAAGCTAGTCAAGTTTACTTTAGTCAAAATTATCCAACAGCAAATTATGGTGTTATATTCACATCAAATAGTGGAACTTATACTTTTGAAAATAATACTTTTGTGAATAATTATGCATATGAAAGTGGTGTAATTGGCTGGCAATATCAAAATAATAATATCCAGACAAATCCAACTTATGTATTTGCAGATTGTAAATTTATCAATAACTCTGCTGTTGAAGCGGGTGTTACTAAAATTAAAGCAGGAAGTTTTACTAACTGTGAATTTATTAATAATAGTGCTGATTATGGTGGTGCAATTTCATTGATGCCATTTGTTAAAAATTCAAAAACATTAGAATTAATCAATGTAACCTTTAATAATAATGTTGCAAACAGAAATGGTAATGATATTTATTTGGCTCCACAAGGAGGATATGGTAGTGATTATAGTAATTATATTTATGCTATTGATTTAACTATTAATTTTAATAATTTGAATACTTCTTATCTGGTTGATAATTTAATAGCTAATATTACTACAGATACTGGCATATCAATTGGTGGAAATAATGTTTATTTCTTACTTAATGAAACTAATATCGGTGTTAGTGAAATTAACAATGGTGTTGCTATATTAAATTATGCTGGTTTTGAAGATGGTCAATATGAATTAAGTGGATATATGAATTTCCAACCTGTAAATGCTATTGTTAATAATGCTACAGTTAATGTAAAATTAGAAGGTATTTTGGATAATGTTACTTATTGGGTATCTAATGAAGGTAGTGATGAAAGTGGAAACGGCAGTGAAAAAAATCCATTTAAATCTATTAATTATGCATTAACTGAAGGAAGTAAAAATTGTAGAAATATTTTTATTAATATTGTAGAGGGAGTTTATGCCGGTGATTTAAACACTAATTTAGAACTTTCTTCAATGAATAATGTAACTATTGTTGGTGCAGGTATTGAAAAAACTATTATTGATGGTAATAATGAAAAAATATTTGCTAGAATTACAGAAGGTAAAAATAAAATTACTTTAGTTAACTTAACTATTAAAAACATGTTGCCTTCAAATGTTAATTTAATTGGAACTGCAACTAATTCCATAACTAATATTCTTAATGGCTTAAGTTCTCCTATTAGTATTGATGAAAATGCAACTCTTTATTTAGATGGTGTTGAAATTACTAATTGTCGCGGTGGTCAAGCAATTATTGTAAATAATGGAAATTTAGTAATTAATAATTCTGTATTTAGCAATAATGGTATTTCATCTAATGGTCTTGTTTCAGGAGGAGATGTAACAATTGACAATTCAGTATTAACATCCAATGTAGCAGTATCTGGTTTATTATATTCTGTTAACTCATTATTCATTAATAATTCAGTTATTAAAGATAATTTTAATCTTCAATTCTTCTTATTAACTGGTGTAGTGTCAATGTTTAATGGAGGTGCGGGATTATATACTGTGATTGAAAACACTATTATTTCTAATGATGGAAATAATTCATATTTAAGTATAATTGGATATAATGAAACTTATGATAACTTGTGTCCAGTATTTACACTTGCAGGTAATATTATTGCAAATAATTTATCCATGATAAATAATTATGATTCTCCATTACCTGAGTACGATGTTAACTATATTGATGGTGTTAAAGTATCTCCATTTGGTTATGCCTATGGAGCTTATGGAAAAAATGTTTCAGTATCTAATTCAACATTTGTAAATATGGATTGTATATGGGCTGTAAATACTTATGGAACAGTTAATTTTGATATAGATAGTTGTGTATTCTATAATTTATCAAAAATAGCTTACAGTTTCACTCCTGGTGAAAATTCACTATACAATATAACTAATTCTGTATTCATCAACTCCAATCCAGTAATTGATAGAAATTATCGTTCAGATCGTGATAATCCTAATTGTACATTTGAAAACAACTATTGGGGTAGCAATGAAAAACCGGTAGTTATATTTATTAATCTTAATCCTGATAAACCACAATCTTTTGAACCTAACTCATGGATTGTATTATATTCTGAAGATGAGCAAACTGTTATTAAAAACTTAACTGACGGTGAAAACATTACGGATTACACCGGTAATGCTCCTATCAGAACTGATTATGCAGATAATCATGGTGCTTTAGACTATGCTGTTGTGTTCGGTGATGTAGGATACTTATTCACTACTGATGATGATAAGAATGTTATCTTCAACCCTGAAGATGCTATGTATCCATTCGTTGCAGCTGATCCTATGGATTACAGAACTCCTTCAACTATTGCTATCACTGGTTTTGCTGGTGATTTAGGCATTGTTTGTGTTTTAGTTGATCCTGTGGGCAATCCTATTGCTAACGCTACAATCTTATCAATCATCAACGGTGAAAACGTTGCTAACGTAACTACTGATGAAAATGGTGCTTTCACTGTTAAAGGTATTAAAAACGGTGTTTTAACATTATTATTCAACGGTACTGATGATTACTTCGATACCGAGTACAATTTAACCTTTACTGATGCCGGTAAAACTACTAAATCTTTCATTTATCTCAACATTATTGAGGCTGATTTGGCGGTTAAAGGTACTTTGGTTGATGATGAAGGCAGTCCTATTGCTAATGCTGTAATTACATATACCATAAACGGTGAAAATGCAACTAACGTAACTACAGATACTGATGGTGTTTTCCAGGTTCAGGGTGCTTCAAACAGTATTGTTGATATTGTATTTGCAGGCAGTGAAGGCGCTGATGCTGCAAACACTACTCTTATCATAAAAGATGTTGCTCCTACTGTTGTCAGACTCGGATCTCAGTTCAATGTTACTGAAGGCGTTTCCATTAAAACCTATGCTGTTGATTCCAAAGCTGGTGAAGTCGGTCAGACCACTTCATTTAAATTAACAGACTCCAACGGAAACCCAATTGTAAATGCTACAGTTAAATTCGCATACAAAACAGTTATTCTAAACAGAACTACTGATGAAAACGGTATTGTATTTATTGGTATTAACACTCAATTGGCTCAGGAAGCACTCTGTGCAATGTCATATCTTGGTGATGAAAACTACAATGCTACATTTGTTGCATTCAGTTTCGACATCCAGAAAAAACCTATTACAATCACAGCTCCTGCTAAAACCTACAAAGTTAGTGTAAAAACCAAAAAATACACTGTAACATTAAAAACAGAGAAATGCAATTCACTTGACGGTAAAGTTTACCTTAGCGCAGGCAAGAAAGTGACCATGAAAATTAATGGTAAAACTTACACTGCTAAAACAAATGCCAACGGTCAGGCAACCTTTAACCTTAAAATAACCAAAAAAGGTAAGTTTTCAGGAACTGTTAAGTTCGCTGGAGATAAAACATACTCTTCAGCAAGCAAATCTGTAAAAATAACTATTAAATAG